The proteins below come from a single Borreliella afzelii genomic window:
- a CDS encoding ZIP family metal transporter, which translates to MIKSILDYLLTLHPVLLGLLGSTFTWFTTAFGAGAVFFFRKVDNKIMDAMLGFSAGIMIAASFFSLIQPAIERAEELGYITWIPAVFGFLVGAFFIYIVDVFVPDLDKLTFIDEDLTKHGKKDFLLFTAVTLHNFPEGLAVGVAFGALASNPDIQTLVGAMLLTLGIGIQNIPEGAAISLPLRRGNVALLKCFNYGQMSGLVEIVGGLMGAYAVYSFTRILPFALAFSAGAMIYVSIEQLIPEAKRKDIDNKVPSIFGVIGFTLMMFLDVSLG; encoded by the coding sequence ATGATAAAATCAATTTTGGATTATTTATTAACTTTGCATCCTGTATTATTAGGACTTTTGGGTTCTACTTTCACTTGGTTTACTACAGCTTTTGGTGCAGGAGCAGTTTTTTTCTTTAGAAAGGTAGATAATAAAATAATGGACGCTATGCTTGGTTTTTCGGCAGGTATTATGATAGCGGCCAGTTTTTTTTCTCTTATTCAGCCGGCTATAGAAAGAGCAGAAGAGCTTGGATACATTACTTGGATACCAGCTGTTTTTGGATTTCTTGTTGGAGCATTTTTTATATATATTGTAGATGTATTTGTTCCAGATCTTGATAAACTTACTTTTATTGATGAGGATTTAACTAAACATGGAAAAAAAGATTTTTTACTCTTTACTGCTGTTACTTTGCATAATTTTCCAGAAGGATTAGCTGTTGGAGTTGCTTTTGGAGCCTTGGCGTCTAATCCAGATATTCAGACTTTAGTTGGAGCTATGCTTCTTACACTTGGTATTGGAATTCAAAATATTCCCGAAGGAGCGGCTATTTCTCTCCCTTTAAGAAGAGGTAATGTTGCTTTGCTAAAGTGCTTTAATTATGGCCAAATGTCAGGATTAGTGGAAATTGTAGGGGGGCTTATGGGTGCTTATGCGGTTTATTCTTTTACTCGAATTTTACCTTTTGCTTTAGCTTTCTCAGCAGGAGCTATGATTTATGTGTCAATTGAACAATTAATACCTGAAGCTAAAAGAAAAGACATCGACAATAAAGTGCCAAGTATATTTGGTGTTATTGGTTTTACATTAATGATGTTTCTAGATGTTTCATTAGGTTAA
- the pstB gene encoding phosphate ABC transporter ATP-binding protein PstB, whose product MVKEKDKPKNEIIIETENLNLFYTDFKALNEINIKILKNSITALIGPSGCGKSTFLRTLNRMNDLVEGIKIEGNVIYEGKNIYSNNFDILELRRKIGMVFQTPNPFLMSIYDNISYGPKIHGTKDKKKLDEIVEQSLKKSALWDEVKDKLNTNALSLSGGQQQRLCIARTLAIEPNVILMDEPTSALDPISTGKIEELIINLKESYTIIIVTHNMQQAGRISDRTAFFLNGCIEEESPTDELFFNPKNTKTEEYISGKFG is encoded by the coding sequence GTGGTAAAAGAAAAAGATAAACCAAAAAATGAAATTATAATAGAAACAGAAAATCTAAATCTATTTTATACAGACTTTAAGGCTTTAAACGAAATAAATATTAAAATACTAAAAAATAGTATTACCGCTTTAATAGGCCCATCTGGCTGCGGCAAATCAACATTCTTAAGAACTCTCAACAGAATGAATGACCTTGTTGAGGGTATTAAAATAGAAGGCAATGTAATATATGAGGGGAAAAACATTTATTCAAATAATTTCGATATCCTAGAACTTAGAAGAAAAATAGGAATGGTATTCCAAACTCCTAATCCATTTTTAATGTCTATCTATGACAATATAAGCTATGGACCAAAAATTCATGGAACAAAAGATAAAAAAAAATTAGATGAAATAGTAGAACAATCACTAAAAAAATCTGCACTCTGGGACGAGGTCAAAGATAAACTTAATACAAATGCTTTAAGCCTGTCAGGGGGTCAACAACAAAGACTCTGCATTGCAAGAACTCTTGCAATAGAGCCAAATGTAATACTAATGGATGAACCTACCTCTGCACTTGATCCAATATCAACAGGTAAAATTGAAGAGCTAATAATAAACTTAAAAGAAAGTTACACAATAATCATTGTAACTCATAACATGCAACAGGCCGGAAGAATATCTGATAGAACCGCATTTTTCCTTAACGGCTGCATTGAAGAAGAAAGTCCTACTGATGAACTATTCTTCAATCCTAAAAATACTAAAACTGAAGAATATATTAGCGGAAAATTTGGATAA
- the pstA gene encoding phosphate ABC transporter permease PstA, translated as MYNSLFYFKKKQTLFLNKTQSFVPFKTEDGKEIQIAFIVNKNINIDKISTEDIYNIYNNKISHWGSISDQGIDIIPIANSLDSISNKAILRTLIKNNVFNKRYIKIEPSTKKILQTINSTIGSISYLTKEEFESLDFKLYPNIKALKIKTMSVLISKKTLTKNENEIINTLGVDEVEKLIKGKEKWINLISKDIELKIIKYLDQKEKIIETIEKTEGALAIVPWHYFQDIKAPFIKMHYLDKSSPLNLNFILSIPRDSGAYGGISYLIINTFYVILLTTAISICIGIGTGIMLAEYTSNKIFYKILSMSVDILSSIPAIIFGLFGLIFFVPIFGMGILSGAITSSLMILPMIVKTTEETFKTIPKSYKYASFALGANKTETIILIMVPAAIPGILTGIVLAIGRALGETAVLLFTMGTNLGLATNLNEPSRTLTVHLLMLFQEGHLDKGFGTASILVIMVLIINLTSKFLINKLYRIK; from the coding sequence TTGTACAACTCTTTGTTTTATTTCAAAAAAAAACAAACTTTATTTTTAAACAAAACTCAAAGCTTTGTGCCATTTAAAACAGAAGACGGTAAAGAAATACAAATTGCTTTTATTGTTAATAAAAATATCAATATAGATAAAATTTCAACAGAAGACATTTACAACATATATAATAATAAAATTTCACACTGGGGAAGCATTTCAGACCAAGGAATAGATATTATACCTATTGCCAATTCACTTGACAGCATATCTAACAAAGCCATTTTAAGAACACTAATCAAAAACAATGTATTTAATAAAAGATACATAAAAATCGAACCATCTACAAAAAAAATACTTCAAACCATAAACAGCACAATAGGATCTATAAGTTACTTAACAAAAGAAGAATTCGAATCCCTAGATTTTAAGTTATATCCCAATATTAAAGCTTTAAAAATAAAAACTATGTCGGTCCTAATAAGTAAAAAAACTTTAACAAAAAATGAAAATGAAATAATCAATACACTAGGTGTTGATGAGGTTGAAAAACTTATTAAAGGTAAAGAAAAATGGATTAATTTAATATCAAAGGATATTGAATTAAAAATAATAAAATATCTTGATCAAAAAGAAAAAATAATAGAAACTATAGAAAAAACAGAAGGCGCACTAGCAATTGTACCTTGGCATTATTTTCAAGATATTAAAGCGCCCTTTATTAAAATGCATTACCTTGATAAAAGTAGTCCTTTGAATTTAAATTTCATATTATCTATTCCAAGAGATTCTGGTGCATATGGTGGAATTTCTTACTTAATTATAAATACTTTTTATGTAATATTACTAACAACTGCTATTTCAATATGTATTGGAATAGGAACTGGCATAATGCTTGCCGAATACACTTCTAACAAAATATTTTACAAAATACTATCTATGAGTGTTGATATTCTCTCTTCAATTCCTGCAATAATTTTTGGACTTTTTGGACTAATATTTTTTGTGCCAATTTTTGGAATGGGAATACTTTCGGGAGCAATAACAAGCTCTCTAATGATATTGCCAATGATTGTTAAAACAACCGAAGAAACATTTAAAACAATCCCAAAATCATACAAGTATGCTTCATTCGCCTTAGGAGCAAACAAAACAGAAACCATAATTTTAATTATGGTTCCAGCAGCTATTCCTGGAATACTAACAGGAATAGTTCTTGCAATAGGAAGGGCTTTGGGTGAAACAGCTGTATTGCTTTTTACAATGGGAACAAACTTGGGGCTTGCAACAAATTTAAATGAACCATCAAGAACATTAACTGTGCACTTGCTGATGTTATTTCAAGAAGGGCACCTAGACAAAGGATTTGGAACAGCTTCAATACTTGTAATAATGGTGCTCATAATAAATTTAACATCAAAATTTTTAATAAACAAATTATATAGGATTAAATAA
- the pstC gene encoding phosphate ABC transporter permease subunit PstC: MYLSLKTKRKIIGIIFKSFILISAIISSLSIMFLGMFILKTGITPFINNKIKIFNFLLSTNWDPTSNLEKSYGILAFIINSFLTTLFSILIALPIGLGFAIYLLEKAKGFYRQFLQTVIELLAGIPSVVYGFFGSTFIATLVKTIFQREDNLGYNLISSSLILSIMIVPTIISVCYSSLKAVPKSYKFASLALAATDWQTIYKIIIPSASRGILAGTILAIGRAIGETVAVLMVGGGSPLFIKNLFSPIRTLTVNIAMDMGYASGVHREALFSTALVLLLFSIITNLLKNFILSSNKGLKKK; the protein is encoded by the coding sequence ATGTATCTAAGCTTAAAGACAAAAAGAAAGATAATTGGAATTATTTTTAAATCTTTTATTCTTATATCTGCAATAATAAGCTCCCTATCAATAATGTTTTTAGGTATGTTTATATTAAAAACTGGAATAACACCATTTATTAATAACAAAATTAAAATTTTCAACTTTTTACTTAGCACAAATTGGGATCCTACTAGCAATCTAGAAAAATCTTATGGAATCTTAGCATTTATCATTAATTCCTTTTTAACTACACTTTTTTCTATTTTAATCGCTTTGCCAATTGGATTGGGATTTGCAATATATTTACTTGAAAAAGCAAAAGGATTTTATCGACAATTTTTACAAACAGTAATAGAGCTTTTAGCAGGAATCCCTAGTGTAGTTTACGGATTTTTTGGAAGCACATTTATTGCCACTTTGGTAAAAACCATTTTTCAAAGAGAAGACAATTTGGGATATAATTTAATAAGCTCATCACTCATATTAAGCATAATGATAGTTCCCACAATAATTAGCGTTTGCTACTCATCGCTTAAAGCCGTTCCTAAGTCATATAAATTTGCATCTCTTGCATTAGCAGCAACAGACTGGCAAACAATATATAAAATAATAATACCATCAGCTAGTCGGGGCATTCTAGCAGGAACAATATTAGCAATAGGAAGAGCTATTGGAGAAACAGTAGCAGTATTAATGGTTGGAGGGGGTTCTCCTCTTTTTATAAAAAATCTATTTTCTCCCATTAGAACTCTAACTGTAAATATTGCTATGGACATGGGATACGCTTCAGGCGTCCACAGAGAAGCTCTTTTTTCTACAGCTCTAGTGTTATTACTATTTTCAATAATTACAAATTTACTCAAAAATTTTATACTATCTTCAAATAAAGGGTTAAAGAAAAAGTGA
- a CDS encoding extracellular solute-binding protein produces the protein MKKFIILIFMLSTSLLYNCKNQDNEKIVSIGGSTTVSPILDEMILKYNKINNNTKVTYDAQGSSVGINGLFNKIYKIAISSRDLTKEEIEQGAKETVFAYDALIFITSPEIKITNITEENLAKILNGKIQNWKQVGGPDAKINFINRDSSSGSYSSIKDLLLNKIFKTHEESQFRQDGIVVKSNGEVIEKTSLTPHSIGYIGLGYAKNSIEKGLNILSINSTYPTKETINSDKYTIKRNLVIVTNSKYEDKNATQFIDFMTSSTGQDIVEEQGFLGIKK, from the coding sequence ATGAAAAAATTTATTATCTTAATTTTTATGCTATCAACAAGTTTATTATACAACTGTAAAAATCAAGACAATGAAAAAATTGTATCAATTGGAGGATCTACAACTGTAAGTCCAATACTAGACGAAATGATTCTAAAATATAATAAAATAAACAATAATACTAAAGTAACATACGATGCACAAGGAAGTAGTGTTGGCATAAACGGACTATTTAATAAAATATATAAAATAGCCATATCATCAAGAGATTTAACAAAAGAAGAAATCGAACAAGGCGCAAAAGAAACTGTATTCGCTTATGATGCTTTAATTTTTATCACAAGCCCTGAAATAAAAATTACAAATATTACAGAAGAAAATCTAGCTAAAATACTAAATGGAAAAATTCAAAATTGGAAACAAGTGGGAGGGCCTGATGCTAAAATCAACTTTATTAATCGAGATTCTTCCTCTGGCTCTTATTCGTCTATAAAAGATCTACTTCTTAATAAAATATTTAAAACTCACGAAGAATCTCAATTTAGACAAGATGGAATAGTAGTAAAATCTAATGGAGAGGTAATTGAAAAAACAAGCCTTACTCCACACTCAATAGGATATATAGGTCTTGGATACGCAAAAAATTCAATAGAAAAGGGTTTAAATATACTTTCTATCAACAGCACATACCCTACAAAAGAAACAATTAATAGCGATAAATACACTATTAAAAGAAATTTGGTAATAGTTACAAATAGCAAATACGAGGATAAAAACGCAACTCAATTTATTGATTTTATGACAAGCTCAACCGGACAAGATATTGTTGAAGAACAAGGTTTTTTAGGGATAAAAAAATAA